CTCCGTCACGCCGTGAAGGGCGGCCTGACCCCATCCCTGATGAACGCGACCGGCACCGGCGGCCGGCTGTTCCGCCAGGTGGGCGCGGCGCATCTGTCGGGTTCGCCGCTCGAACTCACCCTGACCGCCCTGGCCAACGAATACCGGGAGGCAGCACGCTCCACCGCGGTCGAGAAGGCACGCCGCCTCCCCGTGAGGATGGTGCTGCCGCTCACCCTCCTGATGCTCCCGGGCCTGCTCATCCTGATGATCGGTCCCCTGGTGCTGCCCTCGCTGGCGCGGCTCCTCGACCCCTTCATGTCGTTCTGAAATGTCACTTCCCCCCGGACCGGCCGGACGCCGGCAAACCCGCCAACGCGGGAGAAAGGAGACTCATCATGAGTTCAATCATCAACATCGTCCGTCGGGCGACCCGGGCCGTCGGCGGCGAGGAAGGCCAGGCCACCGTCGAGTACACCCTGGTGGGGATGTGCGCGGCCGGTATGGCTTCGTTGCTCCTGAACTGGATCAACAGGACCAGCCTCATCGGCAAGTTCTTCGGCTCCGTGGCCAAGCACATCATCGGGTTGCTGGGCTGAAGCACGAGAGGGGCTCTTCCACAGTGGAGTTCGCTCTGGTCATCCCCCTGATCCTCCTGCTGGTGCTGGCGATCGCCGAGGTGACCGTGGTGGCGAGGACGGCGTTCCAACTGACCGCAGCAGGGCGGGAAGGGGCGAGGGTGGCTGCGACCTCGCCCGATCCCGCCCGCGCGATCGAGGCAACCCGCCGTGCGCTCGGCCCGGTGCTGGCCGGCCGGACCCGGATCACCGTCCGGCGCCCGCCGGTGGTGGGTCAGCCGGCCCGGGTGACCGTGGCGGTCGATCATGTCCTGCTGGCGGCGCTCGGCGGGTTGCGGATACCGCTCGAGTCGACCACCGAGATGC
Above is a window of bacterium DNA encoding:
- a CDS encoding pilus assembly protein, coding for MEFALVIPLILLLVLAIAEVTVVARTAFQLTAAGREGARVAATSPDPARAIEATRRALGPVLAGRTRITVRRPPVVGQPARVTVAVDHVLLAALGGLRIPLESTTEMRVEA